DNA from Aureimonas sp. AU20:
AGCCGAGGGCGGCGAGCTGCGGCGCCATGGGGCTGGAATGGTCGATCACATGGTGGCAGCCGTTGCGCAGCGCGAACTCGCGTGTTTCCGGCCGCGAGGCCGTGCCGATCACCGTCAGCGCCGTCAGCTGGCGGGCCAGCTGGGTGGCGATCGAGCCGACACCGCCTGCCGCGCCGATCACCAGCAGCGTGCCGCGCTCGGTCTCGTCGGGCTGGATGCGGAAGCGGTCGAACAGGGTTTCCCAGGCGGTGATGGCCGTCAGCGGCAGGGCGGCGGCCTCGGTGAAGTCGAGCCGGTCCGGCTTGCGCGCCACGATGCGCTCGTCCACCAGCTGGAACTCGGCGTTCGAACCGGGCCGGTCCACCGCCCCGGCGTAAAACACCGCGTCTCCGGGGCGAAACAGCGTCGCGTCGTCGCCCGCCGCTTCCACCACGCCGCTGGCGTCGAAGCCGAGGACGCGGGGGAAGCGCGCGGGGTCGGCCAGCGGCCCGCGCTGCTTGGTGTCCACCGGATTGATCGACACCGCCTCGACCCGCACCAGAAGGTCACGCCCCGAAGGGGTGGGGCGGGGCAGGTCGAGATCCGTCAGATGCTC
Protein-coding regions in this window:
- a CDS encoding zinc-binding alcohol dehydrogenase family protein — encoded protein: MRAVGYRASPPDAGVEHLTDLDLPRPTPSGRDLLVRVEAVSINPVDTKQRGPLADPARFPRVLGFDASGVVEAAGDDATLFRPGDAVFYAGAVDRPGSNAEFQLVDERIVARKPDRLDFTEAAALPLTAITAWETLFDRFRIQPDETERGTLLVIGAAGGVGSIATQLARQLTALTVIGTASRPETREFALRNGCHHVIDHSSPMAPQLAALGFKPVDYVFALTHTPQHMADIGALIRPFGDLCVIDSAALDLAPIRQKSVSLHFEYMFTRPVFQTADMIEQHRLLSEISRLVDAGRLHSTRTQTLSPISAETVREGHRISERGASLGKLVIAGWPAA